A window of the Fulvia fulva chromosome 11, complete sequence genome harbors these coding sequences:
- a CDS encoding Lysine-specific histone demethylase 1A: MTHSTAGGIRHYDTIVIGAGISGLATASRLFEHPRYRGKNQLLVLEARDRIGGRIGTAHINGHRLDTGANWIHGIGTEHDPNPLMKILPHKKFKELSGTVVFRPADDASSQNDDDWVKVDSTKSLDETALWSVIGEVHGIASQTPASEAKQTSILHAIATSKVFQDAFRELPKDYHRVLGAMPQFVEVMEAGPLAAQSAEHSAGRPGFGLLEYAIDDVDGDQVFLRDGYIAIVNEVSRELLEAGIIDTGVEVKQIAWDRNPILITTIQGDYKAKEVVCSLPLGHFSNHRFPADKQESIRSLGFGTLDKVFLVYDKAWWAEEPYASIIAKGLVQEPFSAEESTQQPVDITTSASPDGFMGFTDELAGIEIHQDGTTSSGLRFVSVMNLQNLTGVPALSAFVSCANATHLEAMTDNQASGILHRAMTSWFGREPPRPNGVHVTRWAQDEFSRGSYSHMITGLSETRHRENFQIPVVSDSGSRMRFVGEHTSRNHFATVHGALLSGWREADDILKHKDVS, from the exons ATGACGCACAGCACAGCAGGTGGGATCCGCCATTACGATACGATAGTCATAGGTGCTGGCATATCGGGACTGGCTACTGCATCTCGGCTCTTCGAACATCCGCGATACAGAGGAAAGAATCAGCTTCTGGTCCTTGAGGCACGAGATCGTATTGGCGGCCGTATAGGTACAGCTCATATCAACGGCCATCGACTGGATACTGGAGCCAATTGGATACATGGCATAGGTACAGAACATGATCCCAACCCGCTGATGAAGATCTTGCCACACAAGAAGTTCAAGGAATTATCAGGCACTGTTGTATTCAGGCCCGCTGATGATGCCAGCTCGCAGAACGATGATGACTGGGTCAAGGTAGATTCCACGAAGTCTTTGGACGAGACAG CACTGTGGTCGGTGATTGGCGAGGTGCATGGGATTGCATCGCAAACTCCCGCCAGCGAGGCAAAACAGACCTCTATACTACATGCTATTGCCACATCGAAGGTGTTTCAAGACGCGTTTCGAGAACTGCCAAAGGACTACCACCGGGTCCTTGGAGCAATGCCGCAATTCGTTGAAGTTATGGAGGCAGGACCTCTTGCGGCTCAATCTGCGGAGCATTCAGCAGGCCGACCAGGATTCGGTTTGTTGGAGTATGCCATTGATGATGTCGATGGTGACCAAGTGTTCCTGAGAGATGGATACATCGCCATTGTCAATGAGGTATCCCGAGAACTGTTGGAGGCCGGCATCATCGATACTGGGGTTGAGGTCAAGCAGATAGCATGGGACAGGAATCCAATTCTGATTACGACTATTCAGGGTGATTACAAGGCAAAGGAAGTTGTCTGTAGCCTTCCGCTCGGG CACTTTTCCAACCATCGCTTCCCGGCCGATAAGCAGGAATCGATTCGAAGCCTTGGTTTCGGCACGCTGGACAAAGTCTTCCTCGTCTACGATAAGGCCTGGTGGGCCGAAGAGCCTTATGCATCCATCATCGCCAAAGGACTGGTTCAAGAGCCATTCAGTGCAGAAGAAAGCACCCAACAGCCGGTCGACATCACAACTTCTGCATCGCCAGATGGTTTCATGGGCTTCACGGATGAACTCGCTGGTATCGAGATACACCAAGACGGGACCACGTCGTCCGGTCTACGCTTCGTGTCCGTAATGAACCTCCAAAATCTCACCGGCGTCCCAGCACTATCAGCTTTCGTGTCCTGCGCAAACGCAACACACCTCGAAGCAATGACCGACAACCAAGCCAGCGGCATACTGCATCGTGCCATGACGTCTTGGTTCGGACGTGAGCCACCGAGGCCGAATGGTGTGCATGTCACTCGCTGGGCGCAAGATGAGTTCTCCAGAGGCAGCTATAGCCACATGATCACAGGTCTTTCGGAGACGAGACATCGCGAGAATTTCCAAATACCCGTCGTGAGCGACAGTGGGTCGAGAATGAGGTTTGTGGGCGAACATACGAGTAGGAATCATTTCGCGACTGTGCATGGCGCTTTGCTGAGTGGATGGCGGGAGGCGGATGATATACTGAAGCACAAGGATGTCTCGTGA
- a CDS encoding Putative glutathione-dependent formaldehyde-activating enzyme, giving the protein MASSPTKTGQCLCGAIKYKLAGPSAKPYYNTVCHCLNCRRATGSAFLLASICPRDGSKVTQGAEHQKEYCDIATDSGTKLKRDFCSQCGSKLFAYTPLWDEIVSVTAGTLDDFDSWVPDTEQWCVHRASFLTQTTTVSPDRTFDKAVQKE; this is encoded by the exons ATGGCCTCATCACCAACAAAGACAGGCCAATGTCTCTGCGGCGCCATCAAATATAAACTCGCAGGACCCAGTGCGAAGCCGTACTACAACACTG TCTGCCACTGCCTAAACTGCAGAAGGGCCACGGGCTCGGCATTCTTGCTGGCATCGATCTGCCCACGCGAT GGCTCCAAAGTAACGCAAGGCGCAGAGCACCAAAAGGAGTACTGCGACATCGCTACCGACTCGGGAACGAAGCTGAA GCGAGACTTCTGCTCCCAGTGCGGCAGCAAGCTGTTCGCCTATACACCATTGTG GGACGAAATCGTCAGCGTCACAGCCGGTACGCTCGACGACTTCGACTCCTGGGTCCCCGACACCGAACAATGGTGTGTTCATCGCGCGTCTTTCCTTACCCAGACCACCACCGTCTCACCCGATAGGACTTTTGACAAGGCCGTGCAGAAGGAATAG
- a CDS encoding Demethyl-4-deoxygadusol synthase: MSDMKATVAETAQGFHVEGYEKIEYDFTFIDSVFDVNKANLADCYKRWGRCLAVMDMNIFNVYGEQIQNYFDHHNISLDVHKTMIGEKAKSIDTFLSIVDSMTKFGIYRKEPVLVIGGGLVTDVAGFACAAYRRNTNFIRIPTTVIGLIDASVSIKVAVNYGNYKNRLGAYHAPIHTFLDFTFLRTLPTAQIRNGFAELIKISSCAHLPTFDLLDKYAEEIVRTGFGRTDDASAEVTKAADTINRAGIHEMLKLETPNLHEIGLDRVIAYGHTWSPLHELVPEVPLRHGHAISIDMAYSATLANIRGKLPDEDHKRLLNLFSRVGLSMDHKDFNEEILDKATQAILKTRDGKLRAAIPSPLGKCVFLNDVTQEEMNEALRKHKDIMKSYPRNGEGLEAFVDSSDTGYTLNGAEVESNGVSNGLKRLNVLNDDTQANGNGHANGHANDNGVQTNGTKAATKHASGPEGVDGTQSKGQTNGMNGHIVNGQSNGVY; this comes from the exons ATGTCAGACATGAAGGCAACCGTGGCCGAGACGGCCCAAGGCTTCCATGTGGAGGGCTACGAGAAGATCGAATACGACTTTACCTTCATTGACTCAGTCTTCGATGTCAACAAGGCCAACCTCGCAGACTGCTACAAGCGATGGGGAAGATGTCTTGCCGTCATGGACATGAATATCTTCAACGTCTACGGCGAGCAGATCCAGAACTACTTTGATCACCACAACATTTCCCTGGATGTCCACAAGACCATGATCGGCGAGAAGGCCAAGAGCATTGACACCTTCCTGAGCATTGTAGACTCCATGACCAAATTTGGAATCTACAGAAAGGAGCCTGTTCTAGTCATTGGCGGTGGACTTGTTACTGATGTTGCTGG TTTTGCTTGTGCGGCTTACCGACGAAACACCAACTTCATCCGTATCCCAACCACCGTCATCGGCCTGATTGATGCATCTGTCTCGATCAAGGTGGCTGTCAACTATGGCAACTACAAGAACCGCCTGGGCGCATACCACGCTCCAATCCACACATTCCTCGACTTCACTTTCCTCCGAACTCTCCCAACCGCACAGATCAGGAACGGTTTCGCGGAGTTGATCAAGATATCTTCATGCGCTCACCTTCCCACATTTGACCTTCTGGACAAGTACGCTGAGGAGATCGTCCGCACTGGCTTCGGCCGCACAGATGATGCATCCGCTGAGGTCACCAAGGCCGCAGACACGATCAACAGAGCCGGCATCCATGAGATGTTGAAGCTCGAGACACCAAACCTCCACGAGATCGGCCTGGATCGTGTTATTGCATATGGCCACACCTGGTCCCCACTTCACGAGTTGGTACCAGAGGTGCCACTCCGTCACGGCCACGCCATCTCCATTGATATGGCATACTCTGCAACACTTGCCAACATCCGCGGCAAGCTGCCAGACGAGGACCACAAGCGCCTGCTCAACCTCTTCTCCCGGGTTGGTCTTTCCATGGACCACAAGGACTTCAACGAGGAGATTCTCGACAAGGCTACCCAAGCAATCCTGAAGACCCGCGATGGTAAGCTCCGAGCTGCTATCCCAAGCCCGCTTGGCAAGTGCGTGTTCTTGAACGATGTTACACAAGAGGAAATGAACGAGGCGCTTCGCAAGCACAAGGATATCATGAAGAGCTATCCCCGCAATGGCGAGGGTCTTGAGGCTTTCGTGGACAGTAGTGATACTGGATACACTCTTAACGGCGCCGAAGTGGAGTCGAATGGTGTGAGCAATGGTCTCAAGAGACTGAATGTGCTCAACGACGATACACAGGCCAACGGCAACGGGCACGCAAACGGACACGCCAATGATAATGGAGTGCAGACGAACGGAACCAAGGCAGCGACGAAGCATGCCTCAGG GCCAGAGGGTGTTGACGGGACACAGTCGAAGGGACAGACCAACGGCATGAACGGCCACATCGTCAATGGTCAGAGCAACGGCGTGTACTAA
- a CDS encoding putative catechol O-methyltransferase 2: protein MSFSSTPVFDASKGYQKKGDGTYFNDGREVELLHFVYNRPNIDEIRNSPAKVVATIDQYARTKKYLMNVGEDKGKIVTDLIAEVKPKTLVELGGYVGYSSILFGAAFRSAGGQRYYTLEHNPEFGAVIGSLVELAGLSDIVKVVVGDSGASLERMHREEKLKKIDFLFIDHTQFERDIKLAEKLGLVTEGCVVAADNCIYPGHPEYWEYMSSSVAEKRKASETATSEAEVGNSNLIYDSKLVHSFEPSGEKDAVGISMCTGTEA, encoded by the exons ATGTCGTTTTCTTCGACGCCAGTGTTCGATGCTTCCAAAGGGTATCAGAAGAAGGGCGATGGAACCTAT TTCAACGATGGTCGTGAGGTCGAGCTCTTGCACTTCGTATACAACCGGCCGAACATAGATGAGATCCGGAACTCGCCTGCCAAAGTGGTAGCAACGATCGATCAGTACGCCCGAACAAAGAAGTATCTGATGAACGTTGGTGAAGACAAGGGCAAAATCGTGACCGATCTGATTGCGGAAGTCAAACCGAAGACGCTGGTCGAGCTCGGGGGATACGTTGGGTATTCTTCTATCCTGTTCGGCGCAGCTTTTCGATCCGCAGGCGGCCAACGATACTACACTCTCGAGCATAATCCAGAATTTGGAGCAGTCATAGGCTCGCTGGTCGAGCTGGCGGGCTTGAGCGACATCGTCAAGGTTGTCGTTGGAGACAGTGGTGCGTCGCTTGAGCGAATGCATCGAGAGGAGAAGCTGAAGAAGATCGATTTTCTCTTCATTGACCATACCCAGTTCGAAAGGGACATCAAGCTCGCTGAAAAGCTTGGATTGGTCACCGAAGGCTGTGTTGTCGCTGCCGACAACTGCATCTACCCAGGACATCCCGAGTATTGGGAGTACATGAGCAGCTCGGTTGCTGAAAAGAGGAAGGCTAGCGAGACAGCGACGAGCGAGGCAGAAGTTGGCAATTCCAACCTCATCTATGATAGCAAACTGGTGCACAGCTTCGAGCCCAGTGGAGAAAAG GATGCTGTAGGTATCTCAATGTGCACAGGCACGGAGGCATGA
- a CDS encoding Adenylate-forming reductase Nps10: METNYFVCTLGQAAVLKERDASCRNHSKNIPHFLETQAKDYPDLPAVGFYAPSTTDPWRSHVLTFQDVYNGSCVVAETITERVKIEDRQTVALLCPSSSGFLFTWLALMRLGHPVLLIAPQCSPGAVAELCKQCEVEHIFRDEMYEELARGAADVSEGLRLQPLPFYEGVGPFEVVKHTRKRDRIVDGMSEHDVAYLHHTSGTSTGIPKPIPQTHRVGAGVYARFDGTQSATFTTTPLYHGGIADLFRAWTSNAMIWLFPGKELPITAMNVVKCLEAAEESRAPPVKYFSSVPYVLQMTASDDRGLAELQEMDVVGVGGAALPAEVGDELVRKDVNLVSRFGSAECGFLMSSHREYEKDKEWQYLRPGEAVKQLKFEERDAGLHELVILSGWPHMSKTNREDGSFVTADLFKLHESIPNAWRYHSRADAQLTLITGKKFDPSPLEASIAASSELLNDVLIFGNGKPYPGALLFRSEIGKDTSDDDVTARLAPTVEKLNQESQSHARIPRNMLIPLPHSSSAVEKSSKGTILRNKAEERFAEIIEGAYENVSVSEEDVPDEKVASTIQDIVKTIVSPGLGSKKELGPETDLFAYGVDSVACVQIRHAVSKLFPEDSRSLPLTVVQDSGTIQRLTDLVLRIRHGDTAQTDSEDDQTKLMKDLVNQYSHIDGSIDISQLPRTPPRSPGNKGLTVVLTGPTGSLGSHVLNQLLASSVVAHIHLLLRGATEHAARERVRRAMSSRKLEVPADIDSKTSVHTCTLSEPQLGLSKEAYARLARDVDVIYHLAWAVDFTLSLRGFKQHFAGLQALLDLSLAHSKAGGSEGRPAQLVFCSSTASMASFPEHNKGHPIPERILDDPAVSGAIGYSRSKWVAENICLRAARSHPELEGNMSVIRVGQLSGDAVHGIWNASEAYPLMLSSTNVTNCLPDLPGESVAWLPVDLAARTFLDLLDAKSQATRRNSQSPAVNVYHVLSSDTSSTTWQMLLSWLQGDMNFDIVSAGEWLGRLERLQVSQNDGERRHPSLKLLDFWQKAYSTPTEPRGSEKTVATYEHDRTKSAMPSLGDLTPVNEKYARKLGAWVRENV; encoded by the coding sequence ATGGAAACCAATTACTTCGTCTGCACTCTCGGCCAGGCAGCGGTCCTGAAGGAGCGTGATGCGTCTTGTCGAAATCATTCCAAGAACATCCCACACTTCCTCGAGACCCAAGCAAAAGACTATCCTGATCTCCCGGCGGTGGGATTCTACGCCCCTTCCACAACTGACCCGTGGAGAAGTCACGTCCTGACTTTCCAGGATGTTTACAATGGCTCTTGCGTCGTTGCAGAGACCATTACTGAGCGGGTCAAGATTGAGGATAGGCAAACGGTGGCATTACTTTGTCCCAGCTCTTCGGGATTCCTGTTTACATGGTTGGCGTTGATGAGGTTGGGGCATCCTGTACTATTGATTGCGCCGCAATGCTCACCCGGGGCGGTGGCGGAGTTGTGTAAGCAGTGCGAGGTTGAACATATCTTCCGCGATGAGATGTATGAAGAATTGGCGAGGGGCGCAGCCGATGTGTCGGAGGGATTGAGGTTGCAGCCTCTGCCGTTTTACGAGGGTGTAGGGCCTTTTGAGGTGGTTAAGCATACACGGAAAAGAGACAGGATCGTGGACGGTATGAGCGAACATGATGTGGCGTATCTTCATCATACTTCCGGGACTTCGACTGGCATACCAAAGCCCATTCCTCAGACGCATCGAGTCGGAGCTGGAGTCTATGCTAGGTTCGATGGAACGCAAAGTGCTACTTTCACGACTACGCCATTGTATCACGGTGGGATTGCGGATCTGTTCAGAGCCTGGACGAGTAATGCTATGATCTGGCTTTTCCCTGGGAAGGAGCTGCCGATCACTGCGATGAATGTGGTGAAGTGCTTGGAGGCTGCTGAGGAGAGTCGAGCACCGCCAGTGAAGTACTTTTCGTCGGTGCCGTATGTATTGCAGATGACGGCGAGTGATGACAGGGGGTTGGCCGAGTTGCAGGAGATGGATGTTGTGGGAGTTGGCGGTGCCGCTTTGCCGGCTGAGGTTGGCGATGAGCTGGTGAGAAAAGACGTCAATCTCGTCTCGCGATTTGGGAGTGCGGAGTGTGGCTTTCTGATGTCTTCACATCGAGAATACGagaaggataaggagtggCAGTATCTCCGTCCGGGTGAAGCAGTCAAGCAGTTGAAGTTCGAGGAACGGGATGCTGGTCTTCATGAATTGGTCATTCTATCGGGATGGCCACATATGTCGAAGACGAATCGAGAAGATGGTTCTTTCGTGACAGCAGACCTTTTCAAGCTACATGAGAGCATTCCGAATGCCTGGAGATATCATTCGAGAGCAGATGCGCAACTGACATTGATTACTGGCAAGAAGTTTGACCCATCGCCACTGGAGGCCAGCATTGCAGCATCATCGGAGCTGCTTAACGATGTGTTGATCTTTGGCAATGGCAAGCCGTATCCTGGGGCACTGTTGTTCCGATCTGAAATTGGCAAGGACACATCAGACGATGATGTGACAGCGAGACTGGCACCTACAGTCGAAAAGCTCAATCAGGAGAGCCAAAGTCATGCCCGTATACCACGGAACATGCTCATTCCATTACCACATTCTTCTAGTGCTGTGGAGAAGAGCAGCAAAGGCACGATACTAAGGAACAAAGCTGAAGAGCGATTTGCTGAGATCATCGAAGGGGCGTACGAGAATGTATCGGTCTCGGAGGAAGACGTGCCTGACGAAAAAGTCGCAAGCACCATCCAAGACATCGTGAAAACAATCGTCAGTCCGGGTCTTGGAAGCAAGAAGGAACTCGGTCCCGAGACTGACCTATTTGCATATGGTGTGGATTCTGTCGCCTGTGTACAGATACGGCATGCCGTGTCGAAACTTTTCCCGGAAGACAGTCGCTCGCTACCACTTACAGTCGTGCAGGACTCGGGCACCATACAGAGACTGACCGATCTAGTGTTGAGAATACGGCATGGCGATACAGCACAGACAGACAGCGAAGATGATCAAACAAAGCTCATGAAAGATCTTGTCAATCAATACAGCCACATAGATGGCAGTATTGACATTTCCCAGCTACCACGAACACCACCTCGAAGTCCAGGTAACAAAGGCCTCACAGTTGTGCTCACCGGCCCGACAGGCTCGCTCGGCAGCCACGTTCTCAATCAACTTCTAGCCTCGTCTGTCGTTGCACACATTCACCTGCTGCTGCGAGGCGCCACCGAACATGCAGCAAGAGAACGAGTGCGCAGAGCGATGTCTTCGCGCAAGCTCGAAGTCCCAGCAGACATTGACAGCAAGACGAGTGTACATACTTGCACACTCTCAGAACCGCAACTGGGCCTATCGAAAGAGGCCTATGCTAGGTTAGCGAGAGACGTGGATGTCATCTACCATCTGGCTTGGGCGGTCGACTTCACTTTGTCACTACGTGGCTTCAAGCAGCATTTCGCCGGCCTACAGGCACTGTTGGATCTGTCGCTCGCACACTCGAAGGCTGGTGGTTCAGAGGGACGCCCAGCCCAGCTCGTCTTCTGCTCAAGTACAGCATCCATGGCATCGTTTCCTGAGCATAACAAGGGCCACCCTATACCTGAGCGAATTTTGGACGATCCTGCCGTTTCTGGTGCTATAGGCTACTCCAGGTCGAAGTGGGTAGCAGAGAACATCTGCCTTCGTGCTGCGAGATCTCATCCGGAGCTCGAAGGCAATATGAGCGTCATACGAGTGGGACAGCTGAGCGGTGATGCCGTTCATGGCATCTGGAATGCCAGTGAAGCATATCCGCTCATGCTGAGTAGTACCAATGTCACAAATTGTCTTCCAGACCTCCCCGGAGAGAGCGTTGCTTGGCTACCGGTGGATCTGGCTGCGAGGACATTTTTGGACCTGCTAGATGCCAAGAGTCAGGCGACGCGAAGGAACTCACAATCGCCAGCCGTCAATGTGTATCATGTGCTCAGCTCGGACACATCATCTACAACTTGGCAAATGCTGCTATCGTGGCTGCAAGGAGACATGAACTTCGACATCGTGTCAGCCGGAGAATGGTTGGGGAGACTTGAAAGGCTACAGGTCTCACAGAACGATGGCGAGAGGAGACATCCTAGTCTCAAGCTCTTGGACTTCTGGCAGAAGGCATATAGCACACCTACTGAGCCTCGCGGTAGTGAGAAGACTGTCGCGACATACGAGCACGATCGGACCAAAAGTGCTATGCCATCACTGGGAGACCTGACACCGGTGAATGAGAAATATGCTCGAAAGCTCGGAGCATGGGTCAGAGAAAATGTTTGA
- a CDS encoding Cytochrome P450 monooxygenase gsfF: MHQAQILKYSENSRTLQNCPLIFAGAIPELLFTLLRGGSLCIPKQEDRVKDLSAGVRHFQSNILIISSSSAAIQDPTKFEPRQTLLMGSEPLPAHTARKWTALHDNNNGYGSTETNTVATCFPCNTAVAHQSVGAGAAHQYWVGDALNYDRLVPPGWLGEVVVEGYALASCYLNNDAASLRAFLKSPEWYTAMGITRKHPTRFFRSGDLGRIAIDGTLEVPGRTDPLQVKLRLELGEIEAVTLSGLSKPSPLVAELILPKGSDRPSIAIFLVAPDVIQDIDAGMLVEHVSLSSSQKSSWYDTWRYAGSTESVFATQDQTVHQFLRKRVTKLYSMSSLLAMENLIDNVLELSIHQLHSRASRSEMIRLKDWTMFFAYEVVSTLALGHTTGFLQRDFEAISVWIDGAIAERCRTHQDSGEKPDFLQYFLAILDANGDAASDEKVASEIGNVLGAGADTTATSLMATLKYLIESPDDYRRVQQEVDDEHRQLNLGTDQAILYVELSKLPLLSAVIKETLRLHPAIVYQLPRVCPAASTTIGSYVIPAGVNISMSAAAVNRFCDAFGPDADSWRPARWLEKESQMLDACVMTFGKGSRSCLGKNLALLEMYKCVASFVRNFDIELTREEERIQSY; this comes from the exons ATGCACCAAGCACAGATCCTCAAGTATTCTGAGAACAGTCGGACGCTACAGAACTGTCCCTTGATATTCGCAGGTGCTATTCCAGAACTACTGTTTACGCTGTTGAGAGGAGGCTCTCTGTGTATTCCAAAACAAGAAGACCGCGTCAAGGATCTGTCCGCCGGCGTAAGGCATTTTCAGAGCAACATACTCATAATATCTTCTTCGTCCGCAGCAATACAAGATCCGACCAAGTTCGAGCCAAGGCAGACGTTGCTCATGGGCTCTGAGCCACTTCCTGCTCATACCGCTCGGAAGTGGACTGCTCTTCATGACAACAATAACGGATACGGATCGACCGAGACCAATACTGTGGCTACTTGCTTCCCGTGCAACACTGCGGTGGCGCATCAATCAGTGGGCGCCGGAGCAGCCCATCAATACTGGGTCGGGGACGCACTCAACTATGACCGTTTAGTGCCGCCAGGATGGCTCGGCGAAGTTGTAGTCGAGGGCTATGCTTTAGCTTCATGTTACCTGAACAACGATGCCGCCTCGCTTAGAGCATTCCTGAAAAGCCCTGAGTGGTACACAGCGATGGGTATCACACGAAAACACCCGACTCGATTCTTCCGATCTGGGGATTTGGGCAGGATTGCAATTGATGGCACACTGGAAGTTCCCGGACGGACAGACCCTCTGCAGGTCAAGCTTCGACTAGAGCTTGGCGAGATTGAGGCAGTCACGTTGAGTGGTCTGTCAAAGCCCTCTCCCTTGGTCGCAGAGCTCATCCTGCCAAAGGGGTCGGATCGACCGAGCATCGCAATATTCCTGGTTGCACCCGATGTCATCCAGGACATCGATGCTGGAATGCTCGTAGAGCACGTTTCACTATCGTCTTCACAGAAA TCCTCCTGGTACGATACATGGCGCTATGCAG GAAGCACAGAGAGTGTCTTCGCGACTCAAGATCAGACAGTCCACCAATTCCTCAGGAAGCGTGTGACCAAGCTGTACTCGATGAGCTCGCTACTAGCTATGGAGAACCTTATCGACAATGTTCTCGAACTGAGCATTCACCAACTCCATTCTCGTGCTAGCAGATCCGAGATGATCAGATTAAAAGACTGGACGATGTTCTTCGCCTACGAAGTCGTTAGCACACTGGCATTGGGTCACACCACCGGCTTTCTGCAACGAG ATTTTGAGGCTATCAGCGTCTGGATTGATGGCGCTATAGCAGAACGGTGCCGTACGCACCAAGACAGCGGAGAGAAGCCGGACTTCCTGCAGTATTTCTTGGCCATATTAGACGCCAATGGTGACGCAGCCAGTGATGAAAAAGTGGCTTCCGAGATTGGCAATGTCTTAGGAGCCGGCGCAGATACCACTGCGACTTCCCTCATGGCCACATTGAAGTACCTGATCGAGAGCCCAGACGATTACCGTCGAGTACAGCAAGAAGTCGATGATGAGCATCGCCAACTTAATCTGGGCACGGATCAAGCAATCCTGTACGTGGAGCTATCGAAGTTGCCATTGCTCTCGGCGGTCATCAAGGAGACTCTGCGGTTGCATCCCGCCATCGTATACCAGCTACCTCGTGTGTGTCCTGCCGCAAGTACCACGATCGGGTCTTATGTTATTCCGGCAGGCGTCAACATCAGCATGAGTGCAGCAGCAGTCAACCGTTTTTGTGATGCTTTTGGCCCGGACGCTGATTCATGGAGACCAGCGAGGTGGCTGGAGAAAGAGTCCCAGATGTTGGATGCGTGTGTCATGACT TTTGGAAAAGGCAGTCGCAGTTGTCTAGGCAAGAACCTGGCACTGTTAGAGATGTACAAATGCGTTGCTTCCTTCGTGCGAAACTTCGACATCGAGCTCACGCGTGAGGAAGAGAGGATCCAGAGCTATTG A